A window of the Flavobacterium sangjuense genome harbors these coding sequences:
- a CDS encoding DUF5686 and carboxypeptidase-like regulatory domain-containing protein translates to MKKIYFSLFLIVFNTVLVAQTKVSGIILDSSKQPIPYANVVFKGSNTGVVSNEDGRFYIESPDNYTELIVSFVGFPDKTVKLPEKVNYDFKVILTEGNALKEVKIYAGKTSKKNNPALDILRKIWERRRKNGLKMFKQYEYEKYEKVEFDMNTIDSAFMKKKLFKGMEFVFKNIDTSKVTGKTYLPIFINESLSDFYGDNENKRTREILKANKNSGLGTGDGVNMFIKDLYNDYDIYDNYLQLFDKSFTSPLSRTGIDVYNYVLADTAVIDNKLCYNIVFYPRRKNELTFKGDFWVNDTTFAIKKINMAITKSANINWVKDIYLEQEYEVLNDSVFLPTRDYMMSDFALRKKEESKGVYGKRTTLYRNFKFNEKKSDKFYKEEVNYINNEVYARSNEYWDENRFEKLNKDEKKIYAMIDTLKTVKRFKQLYSLVSILGSGYIEIPKYHLDYGPIFSTIGNNEVEGWRVRAGVRTYFGPNDLWRLQGYTAYGFRDNKVKYGASGKWMIDKKNRVIISGGNRRDVEQIGASLTTTNDVLGRSYASSGLFTTGSNGKLTNINLSTLAVEIEPIKNITFQLGFSYRTLESASDTFALDYYTDATQTTTKSSVTQSEVNAQIEVTPKKKTIGYGVERRDIDSPYSRIFVNYSQGFKGFINSDFSYQKLQLYYKQPIIIGAVGRSNLTVELGKTFGEVPLGLMSVVPGNQTLFIIDNTFSNLNFYEFVTDQYATLKWEHNFQGKIFARIPGLRKLNLREIVGVKGVYGTVSDENRLINASGLIYQAPEKPYWEYNAGIGNIFKVFRLDFAWRGNYRDIPGTNNFTIKGSFGFYF, encoded by the coding sequence ATGAAAAAGATTTATTTTAGTTTATTTTTAATTGTTTTCAATACAGTTTTAGTGGCTCAAACCAAAGTGAGCGGTATCATACTTGATAGTTCTAAGCAGCCTATTCCTTATGCGAATGTTGTTTTTAAAGGCTCTAACACCGGAGTTGTTTCTAATGAAGATGGTCGGTTTTATATAGAATCACCGGATAATTACACCGAATTGATAGTATCATTTGTTGGCTTTCCGGATAAAACAGTAAAGTTACCCGAAAAAGTGAATTACGATTTTAAAGTTATTCTGACTGAAGGTAATGCTTTGAAAGAAGTTAAAATTTACGCCGGAAAAACTTCCAAAAAAAATAATCCTGCATTAGACATTCTTAGAAAAATTTGGGAGCGAAGAAGAAAGAATGGACTAAAAATGTTCAAGCAATACGAATATGAAAAGTATGAAAAGGTAGAATTTGACATGAACACTATTGATAGTGCTTTTATGAAAAAGAAACTTTTCAAAGGCATGGAATTCGTTTTCAAAAACATCGATACTTCTAAAGTTACGGGGAAGACATATCTGCCAATTTTCATCAACGAATCGTTGTCTGATTTCTATGGAGATAACGAAAACAAAAGAACCAGAGAAATCCTCAAAGCCAACAAAAATTCGGGCTTAGGAACAGGTGATGGCGTGAACATGTTTATCAAGGATTTGTATAATGACTATGATATTTACGACAACTATTTGCAGTTGTTTGATAAGAGTTTTACGAGTCCGTTATCCCGAACAGGAATTGACGTTTATAACTACGTTTTGGCCGATACAGCAGTTATTGATAACAAATTGTGCTACAACATTGTCTTTTATCCAAGACGTAAAAACGAATTGACTTTTAAAGGAGATTTTTGGGTTAACGATACGACATTTGCCATCAAGAAAATAAATATGGCAATTACCAAAAGCGCCAATATCAACTGGGTAAAAGATATTTATCTGGAGCAGGAATACGAAGTGTTGAACGATTCGGTTTTTCTGCCAACAAGAGATTATATGATGTCTGACTTTGCTTTGAGAAAGAAAGAAGAGTCCAAAGGGGTTTATGGAAAACGCACCACCTTATATAGAAATTTCAAGTTTAACGAAAAGAAATCAGACAAATTCTATAAGGAAGAAGTTAACTATATAAACAATGAGGTTTACGCCAGATCTAATGAGTATTGGGACGAAAATCGATTTGAAAAACTCAACAAAGACGAGAAGAAAATCTACGCCATGATTGACACGCTCAAAACGGTCAAGAGATTCAAACAACTTTATAGTCTAGTTTCAATTTTAGGAAGTGGTTATATCGAAATTCCGAAATATCATTTGGATTATGGTCCAATATTCTCAACCATTGGAAACAATGAAGTAGAAGGTTGGAGAGTCAGAGCCGGAGTGAGAACCTATTTTGGGCCAAATGATTTATGGAGATTACAAGGATATACAGCTTATGGTTTTAGAGACAATAAAGTAAAGTATGGAGCTTCCGGAAAATGGATGATTGACAAGAAAAACAGAGTCATTATTTCGGGAGGAAATAGGCGCGATGTGGAGCAAATTGGCGCCAGCTTAACAACAACCAACGATGTTTTGGGTAGAAGTTATGCTTCTTCAGGATTGTTTACGACAGGCTCTAACGGTAAATTAACCAACATTAATCTTAGTACTTTGGCAGTAGAGATTGAGCCAATCAAAAATATAACCTTTCAACTTGGTTTTTCATACCGAACTTTAGAGTCAGCATCAGATACATTTGCGCTTGATTATTATACAGATGCAACTCAAACCACTACCAAAAGCAGCGTAACGCAATCGGAAGTAAACGCTCAGATTGAAGTTACGCCAAAGAAGAAGACAATTGGATATGGTGTGGAGAGGCGTGATATTGATTCACCGTATAGTCGGATTTTTGTGAATTACAGTCAAGGATTTAAAGGATTTATCAATAGCGATTTTAGTTATCAAAAGCTTCAGCTATATTACAAACAACCAATTATTATTGGTGCGGTAGGACGTTCTAATCTTACGGTGGAACTGGGAAAAACTTTTGGTGAGGTTCCACTGGGCTTAATGAGTGTTGTTCCGGGTAACCAGACACTTTTTATAATTGACAATACTTTTAGTAATCTTAATTTCTACGAATTTGTTACCGATCAGTATGCAACATTAAAATGGGAACACAATTTTCAGGGAAAAATATTTGCCAGAATTCCTGGTTTAAGAAAACTGAATTTGAGAGAAATTGTAGGTGTAAAAGGGGTTTACGGAACAGTTAGCGATGAAAACAGATTAATCAATGCTTCGGGTTTAATTTACCAAGCTCCGGAAAAACCGTATTGGGAATACAATGCCGGAATTGGAAATATCTTCAAAGTATTCCGCTTGGATTTTGCATGGAGAGGTAACTATAGAGATATTCCCGGCACCAATAACTTTACTATAAAAGGTTCCTTCGGATTCTATTTTTAA
- a CDS encoding DNA-3-methyladenine glycosylase family protein — MQEAISFLVAKEPVFKSLQQQYTTFFIPSRPSGFVTLCKLILEQQVSIDSAKACFSKIENLLGTVSPETIIPCSDEDLKSCGVSRQKISYLKILSEAVSSELDLDSFPSKSADEVRNELIKIKGIGHWTIDVYLMFALQSPDIIPLGDIAVVNTIKELFDVHTKEEMEKLSQSWKPYRTMATFMLWHHYLEKRNRKPFV; from the coding sequence ATGCAGGAAGCCATTTCATTTTTGGTTGCCAAAGAACCTGTTTTCAAAAGTCTGCAGCAGCAATACACCACTTTTTTTATTCCGTCAAGACCATCCGGATTTGTTACGCTTTGCAAATTAATACTGGAACAGCAGGTTTCTATCGATTCGGCGAAAGCCTGTTTCTCAAAAATAGAAAACCTTTTAGGAACCGTTTCTCCCGAAACAATCATACCGTGTTCTGATGAAGATTTGAAAAGTTGTGGGGTTAGCCGACAAAAAATAAGTTATCTGAAAATACTATCGGAAGCGGTTTCTTCCGAATTAGATTTGGATAGCTTTCCTTCAAAATCAGCTGATGAAGTTAGAAACGAACTCATTAAAATAAAAGGAATTGGTCATTGGACCATCGATGTGTATCTGATGTTTGCCTTGCAATCACCCGATATTATTCCGCTTGGCGACATTGCTGTTGTCAATACAATCAAAGAATTGTTTGATGTTCATACGAAGGAGGAAATGGAAAAGCTTTCACAAAGCTGGAAACCCTATAGAACCATGGCGACTTTTATGCTTTGGCATCATTATTTAGAGAAACGAAACCGCAAGCCTTTTGTATAG
- a CDS encoding glycosyltransferase family 2 protein, with amino-acid sequence MEIKKLSVIIPCFNEGPTIHKILDKIKAVSLLNNIEKEIIIVNDCSTDTTTESIKNYISTNSSLNIVFLEHDKNKGKGAALHTGITISTGDIIVIQDADLEYDPQEYNILLKPMIDDVADVVYGSRFMGGNPHRILFFWHSIGNKFLTFLSNMFSNLNLTDMETCYKMFRSEILKSIKLKEKRFGFEPEVTQKVARIPKIRIYEVGISYYGRTFEEGKKINWKDGFHAIYCILRYGIFR; translated from the coding sequence ATGGAAATTAAAAAACTATCTGTCATCATTCCGTGCTTCAATGAAGGTCCTACTATTCATAAAATATTGGACAAAATTAAAGCGGTTTCACTTCTGAATAATATCGAAAAGGAAATAATCATCGTGAATGATTGCAGTACAGATACTACTACGGAAAGTATAAAAAATTACATTTCAACCAATTCTTCTCTCAATATTGTTTTTCTAGAACATGACAAAAACAAAGGAAAAGGCGCGGCACTTCATACCGGAATAACTATTTCTACCGGAGATATCATCGTTATTCAGGATGCTGATTTAGAATACGACCCGCAGGAATATAACATACTTTTAAAGCCAATGATTGATGACGTTGCCGATGTCGTTTATGGAAGTCGATTCATGGGTGGAAATCCGCATCGCATCTTGTTCTTCTGGCACAGTATCGGAAACAAATTCCTGACATTTCTGAGCAATATGTTTTCCAATCTGAATTTGACAGATATGGAAACCTGCTACAAAATGTTCCGTTCCGAAATTTTAAAATCGATAAAACTAAAAGAAAAGCGTTTTGGCTTTGAACCTGAAGTAACCCAAAAGGTTGCCCGAATTCCAAAAATCAGGATTTATGAAGTTGGTATAAGTTATTATGGCAGAACCTTTGAAGAAGGTAAAAAAATCAACTGGAAAGATGGTTTTCACGCGATTTATTGTATACTGAGATACGGGATTTTCAGGTAA
- a CDS encoding sodium-translocating pyrophosphatase → MESFMIYVPIVMALIGLAFMAIKRSWVLKQDAGDGKMKEISDYIYEGALAFLKAEYRLLAIFVVVASIVLAGITFLPGVKTHLLIVIAFIFGAFFSALAGNMGMKIATKTNVRTTQAARTSLPQALKVSFGGGTVMGLGVAGLAVLGLTGFFIILFQNFMGGVWTNTEDMTVVLETLAGFSLGAESIALFARVGGGIYTKAADVGADLVGKVEAGIPEDDPRNPATIADNVGDNVGDVAGMGADLFGSYVATVLAAMVLGNYVIKDMGGKIEDAFGGIGPILLPMAIAGFGIIFSIVGTMLVKITSDDAKEKQVQGALNVGNWVSIVLTAVSCFFLVQYLLPATMTMEFYGEGAQQISSMRVFYATIVGLVVGGVISSVTEYYTGLGTKPVLAIVQKSSTGAGTNVIAGLATGMISTFPTVLLFAGAIWASYAFAGFYGVALAASAMMATTAMQLAIDAFGPISDNAGGIAEMSELPKEVRTRTDILDSVGNTTAATGKGFAIASAALTSLALFAAYVTFTGIDGINIFKAPVLAMLFVGGMIPVVFSALAMNSVGKAAMDMVYEVRRQFKEIPGIMEGTGKPEYGKCVEISTKAALREMMLPGVLTIGFPIAIVLLGKLVYGDNNQLIAEMLGGYMAGVTVSGVLWAVFQNNAGGAWDNAKKSFEAGVEINGEMTYKGSDAHKAAVTGDTVGDPFKDTSGPSMNILIKLTCLIGLVIAPILGAGHEGGTEEKCIEMKMECKEVVGKCDMSKCKDMTKEECAAMCDSLKCSPEEKEACLSHYDADGKFIAKKDDCCAGKEGAKVEKNVKVEITNTNGKAKATVTTTEKGNVNTQTFEGSLEEVKAQVEALK, encoded by the coding sequence ATGGAATCATTTATGATTTACGTGCCGATAGTTATGGCACTGATAGGATTGGCTTTTATGGCAATCAAAAGAAGTTGGGTTTTAAAACAAGATGCTGGTGATGGAAAGATGAAAGAGATTTCAGATTACATCTACGAAGGAGCTTTAGCTTTCCTAAAAGCAGAATACAGATTATTAGCAATTTTCGTAGTTGTTGCAAGTATTGTTTTAGCCGGTATTACTTTTTTACCTGGAGTTAAAACACATTTATTAATTGTTATTGCATTTATTTTCGGTGCTTTCTTTTCAGCTTTAGCCGGAAATATGGGAATGAAAATCGCAACAAAAACTAACGTAAGAACTACACAAGCAGCTCGTACAAGTTTACCACAAGCACTAAAAGTATCTTTTGGTGGTGGAACTGTAATGGGTCTTGGAGTTGCAGGTTTAGCCGTTTTAGGTTTGACTGGGTTCTTCATTATATTATTTCAAAATTTTATGGGCGGTGTTTGGACGAACACTGAAGATATGACCGTTGTTCTTGAAACATTAGCTGGTTTCTCTCTTGGAGCTGAATCTATTGCATTATTTGCTCGTGTTGGTGGTGGTATTTATACTAAAGCTGCTGACGTTGGTGCTGACTTAGTAGGTAAAGTTGAAGCGGGAATCCCGGAAGATGATCCACGTAATCCTGCTACAATTGCAGATAACGTTGGTGATAACGTTGGTGACGTTGCCGGAATGGGAGCTGACTTATTTGGTTCTTATGTGGCTACAGTTTTGGCAGCTATGGTTCTTGGTAATTATGTTATCAAAGATATGGGTGGTAAAATCGAAGACGCTTTTGGTGGAATTGGTCCAATCTTATTGCCAATGGCAATCGCCGGTTTCGGAATCATATTTTCAATCGTAGGAACTATGTTGGTGAAAATCACAAGTGATGACGCAAAAGAAAAACAAGTACAAGGTGCTTTAAACGTTGGAAACTGGGTTTCAATCGTTTTAACTGCGGTATCATGTTTCTTCCTAGTACAATATTTATTGCCTGCTACTATGACCATGGAATTCTATGGTGAAGGTGCACAGCAAATCTCATCAATGAGAGTATTCTACGCTACTATCGTTGGATTGGTAGTTGGTGGAGTTATCTCTTCTGTAACCGAATATTACACAGGATTAGGTACAAAACCAGTATTGGCAATTGTACAAAAATCGTCAACTGGTGCAGGAACAAACGTGATCGCTGGTTTAGCTACCGGTATGATTTCTACGTTCCCAACCGTATTATTATTCGCTGGTGCAATCTGGGCTTCTTATGCTTTTGCTGGTTTCTATGGAGTTGCTCTTGCTGCTTCTGCAATGATGGCTACAACAGCTATGCAGTTAGCAATCGACGCTTTCGGACCAATCTCTGATAATGCTGGTGGAATTGCTGAAATGAGTGAATTGCCAAAAGAAGTTCGTACTCGTACAGATATTTTGGATTCAGTTGGTAACACAACGGCTGCAACAGGAAAAGGTTTTGCAATCGCTTCTGCTGCATTAACATCTTTAGCTTTATTTGCAGCTTATGTAACGTTTACAGGAATTGACGGAATCAACATCTTCAAAGCGCCGGTATTGGCAATGTTATTTGTTGGTGGAATGATACCAGTTGTTTTCTCTGCATTAGCAATGAACTCTGTTGGAAAAGCTGCAATGGACATGGTGTACGAAGTACGTCGTCAGTTCAAAGAAATCCCGGGAATCATGGAAGGGACAGGAAAACCTGAATATGGTAAATGTGTTGAGATTTCTACAAAAGCCGCTTTACGCGAAATGATGTTACCTGGAGTTTTAACTATCGGTTTCCCAATTGCAATCGTATTGTTAGGAAAATTAGTTTACGGAGACAACAACCAATTAATTGCTGAAATGTTAGGTGGTTATATGGCTGGAGTTACCGTATCTGGAGTTCTTTGGGCTGTGTTCCAAAACAACGCAGGTGGTGCTTGGGATAACGCTAAAAAATCTTTCGAAGCTGGAGTTGAAATCAACGGAGAAATGACATACAAAGGTTCTGATGCGCACAAAGCTGCCGTAACAGGAGATACTGTTGGAGATCCATTTAAAGATACTTCTGGGCCATCAATGAACATCTTAATCAAATTAACTTGTTTGATTGGTTTAGTAATCGCCCCAATCCTAGGTGCTGGTCACGAAGGTGGAACTGAAGAGAAATGCATCGAAATGAAAATGGAGTGCAAAGAAGTTGTAGGCAAATGCGATATGAGCAAATGCAAAGACATGACTAAAGAAGAATGTGCTGCAATGTGCGATTCATTAAAATGTTCTCCTGAAGAAAAAGAAGCTTGCCTTTCTCACTATGATGCCGATGGAAAATTCATCGCTAAAAAAGACGACTGTTGTGCAGGAAAAGAAGGCGCTAAAGTTGAGAAAAACGTAAAAGTTGAAATTACTAATACTAACGGAAAAGCAAAAGCTACTGTTACTACAACCGAAAAAGGAAATGTAAATACACAAACTTTTGAAGGTTCGTTAGAAGAAGTAAAAGCTCAAGTTGAAGCATTGAAATAA
- a CDS encoding T9SS type A sorting domain-containing protein — MTSLDVTNLVNLSTLWCEDNAITALNTGVLTQLTGLYCWDNAIGSLDLSNSPGLIQLDCYNNQLTNLNLTGLTGLTLLRCQGNMIPTLDISGSTNLHTFYCNNNVLTNLDVTNFTNLQDLRCENNALTELNLTGANNLYYLTCHHNQLTSLSFTGLVNLGLINCSYNNLTTVDISDMGHEISLPPWVVINCSYNPNLATINTKDSCRMVTDYDFKHANTHNPEIPPPPPTTSINFMGTPNLQYFCADANELTYVQNKIDTVGYTNPNCLLSSTCEFLLTTENPATVLDFARVYPNPFSSAFSLDVNPFGNEVIRVSVYDMTGKLIEKTEGNPTEMQLVRFGQKYASGLYNVVVSQGEAIHTLRIIKR; from the coding sequence TTGACAAGTTTAGACGTTACCAATTTGGTCAATCTTAGTACTTTATGGTGCGAGGACAATGCCATTACGGCCTTAAATACAGGTGTGCTTACTCAATTAACAGGGCTTTATTGCTGGGACAATGCGATAGGAAGTTTGGATTTAAGCAATTCCCCTGGGCTTATCCAATTGGATTGTTATAATAACCAATTGACAAACCTTAATTTGACGGGTCTCACAGGGTTAACCCTATTAAGATGCCAGGGAAATATGATTCCCACATTAGATATTTCGGGTTCGACCAACCTGCATACCTTTTATTGTAATAATAATGTACTCACAAACCTGGATGTAACCAATTTCACAAACCTGCAGGATCTCAGGTGTGAAAACAATGCACTGACGGAATTAAATTTAACCGGAGCAAACAATTTATACTACCTCACCTGCCATCACAATCAACTTACCAGTTTGAGTTTTACCGGCCTTGTTAACCTTGGATTGATTAACTGTTCCTATAACAACCTGACTACAGTTGATATTAGCGATATGGGGCATGAAATTTCGCTGCCGCCTTGGGTAGTTATCAATTGCTCGTATAACCCGAATCTGGCCACAATCAATACTAAAGATTCCTGTCGAATGGTAACAGATTATGATTTCAAGCATGCAAATACTCATAATCCGGAGATACCGCCACCGCCGCCCACTACCTCCATCAATTTTATGGGAACACCCAACTTGCAATATTTTTGTGCCGATGCCAATGAATTGACGTATGTGCAAAATAAAATCGATACCGTAGGTTATACCAATCCAAACTGTCTGCTCAGTTCCACTTGCGAATTTTTACTCACTACAGAGAATCCCGCAACCGTTTTGGACTTTGCCAGGGTCTATCCAAATCCTTTCAGCAGCGCCTTTAGTTTGGATGTTAACCCTTTTGGTAACGAAGTCATCAGGGTATCTGTTTATGATATGACGGGGAAACTGATTGAAAAGACGGAGGGCAATCCGACAGAAATGCAATTGGTTCGTTTTGGACAAAAGTATGCCTCGGGCTTATACAATGTAGTCGTTTCGCAGGGCGAAGCAATACATACCCTTCGAATAATTAAAAGATAA
- a CDS encoding glycoside hydrolase family 20 protein: protein MTTKLTAFLLLFFAIGFSQNPLPLIPQPHSVHLKNGHFELNKETVIQADGKMFEAQYLKKAIRQQTGLDLKIMPVAANVPKISLSFDLSAVDASEKKESYELSISDKTIVVKAEYEQGFFYGIQTLLQMIPSEEKQKIKLSCLQINDSPIYSWRGMHLDCARHFFSVDFVKKYIDYLAMYKFNTFHWHLTDDQGWRIEIKQYPKLTEVGAWRNGSMIGHYSDQRYDDKPYGGFYTQDQIKEVVAYAAQRHITVVPEIEMPGHAVAALAAYPEYSCTGGPFEVAKQWGVLDDVFCPKEETFTFLQNVLTEVMALFPSQYIHIGGDECPKTRWKNCPHCQALMKEKGLKDEHELQSYFIQRIEKFVNVKGRKIIGWDEILEGGLAPNAAVMSWRGTEGGIAAAKQKHYVVMTPGSHCYFDYYQGDSKNEPLAIGGFIPVEKVYSFNPTPNELTAEESQYILGAQANVWTEYMEDAQKVEYMIFPRMMALSEVLWGTSNPDKYADFQNRMIQQFSVLDKKGINYSKAIFEVTSRILPAKNAILLELNSANDSKKIRYTTDGSMPNSSSNSYVNPIEINKSQTVKAAYFENDKQQSATIEEAFSLNKATGKKVTLVNQPHENYSNGGAFTLVNGISANRGKLGKDWLGFSGKDMNATIDLGKPEMINKISISVLESQGSWIYYPKGIEILVSNDGQNFQSLKQISLTEIKAVKGEVVVNLKTQNAQYVKVVASNLGKISEGNPGAGADAWLFVDEIGVE from the coding sequence ATGACTACTAAACTAACCGCTTTTTTGCTCCTTTTTTTTGCGATTGGTTTTTCGCAAAATCCATTGCCGTTAATTCCACAACCTCATTCCGTCCATCTTAAAAACGGACATTTCGAATTAAACAAGGAAACTGTCATTCAGGCAGATGGGAAAATGTTTGAAGCGCAATATCTGAAAAAAGCCATCAGGCAACAAACAGGTTTGGATTTGAAAATAATGCCTGTCGCAGCCAATGTTCCGAAAATAAGTTTGAGTTTCGATCTGAGTGCGGTAGATGCGAGCGAAAAAAAAGAGTCTTATGAACTTAGTATTTCAGATAAAACGATTGTTGTTAAAGCGGAATACGAACAGGGATTTTTCTACGGAATCCAAACACTTTTGCAAATGATTCCTTCCGAAGAAAAGCAAAAAATCAAACTGTCGTGTCTTCAAATTAATGACAGCCCAATATATTCATGGCGCGGTATGCATCTCGATTGCGCACGACATTTCTTTTCGGTTGATTTTGTCAAAAAGTATATCGACTATTTGGCAATGTACAAATTCAATACCTTTCATTGGCACTTGACGGATGACCAGGGTTGGCGAATCGAAATCAAACAATATCCAAAGTTAACCGAAGTTGGTGCCTGGCGCAACGGTTCGATGATTGGCCATTATAGCGACCAAAGGTATGATGACAAACCCTATGGCGGATTTTATACTCAAGACCAAATTAAAGAAGTCGTCGCCTATGCTGCGCAACGACATATTACAGTCGTTCCTGAAATCGAAATGCCCGGACATGCAGTAGCTGCTTTGGCCGCTTATCCCGAATATTCCTGCACTGGCGGACCATTTGAAGTCGCCAAACAATGGGGTGTTTTGGACGATGTGTTTTGCCCCAAGGAAGAAACATTCACTTTTTTGCAAAATGTTTTAACCGAAGTTATGGCTTTGTTTCCGTCACAATATATTCATATCGGCGGCGATGAATGCCCGAAAACACGTTGGAAAAACTGTCCGCATTGTCAAGCGTTGATGAAGGAGAAAGGTTTAAAGGATGAACACGAACTCCAAAGTTATTTCATCCAAAGAATCGAAAAGTTTGTTAATGTTAAAGGGCGAAAAATCATCGGTTGGGATGAAATTCTTGAAGGAGGTTTAGCGCCTAACGCGGCCGTAATGAGTTGGCGTGGCACCGAAGGCGGTATTGCTGCTGCAAAGCAAAAACACTATGTTGTCATGACGCCGGGTTCGCATTGCTATTTCGACTATTATCAAGGCGATTCCAAAAATGAACCGTTAGCCATTGGTGGTTTTATTCCGGTCGAAAAAGTATATTCATTTAACCCAACACCAAACGAATTAACTGCAGAAGAATCACAATACATTTTAGGAGCGCAGGCCAACGTTTGGACAGAATACATGGAAGATGCCCAAAAAGTGGAATACATGATTTTCCCCAGAATGATGGCCTTGTCGGAAGTGCTTTGGGGAACATCTAATCCTGATAAATATGCTGATTTTCAAAACCGAATGATACAACAGTTTTCTGTTTTGGATAAAAAGGGAATCAATTACAGCAAAGCCATTTTTGAAGTAACATCTAGAATTCTTCCTGCTAAAAATGCAATTTTACTCGAATTGAACTCAGCTAATGATTCCAAAAAAATCAGATATACAACAGATGGGAGTATGCCAAATAGCAGTTCCAATTCGTATGTCAATCCAATAGAAATTAATAAAAGTCAAACTGTCAAAGCGGCTTATTTTGAGAATGACAAACAACAAAGCGCTACGATTGAGGAAGCTTTCTCATTAAACAAAGCCACTGGAAAGAAAGTTACTTTAGTCAATCAACCACATGAGAATTACAGCAACGGTGGCGCATTCACTTTAGTAAATGGCATTTCAGCCAATCGCGGTAAGTTAGGCAAAGATTGGCTGGGATTTTCAGGGAAAGATATGAATGCGACCATTGATTTGGGTAAACCAGAAATGATAAATAAAATATCGATTAGTGTTTTGGAAAGCCAAGGTAGTTGGATTTATTACCCAAAAGGAATTGAAATATTGGTTTCTAATGATGGTCAAAATTTCCAAAGCTTGAAGCAAATTTCCTTAACCGAAATCAAAGCGGTAAAAGGAGAAGTTGTTGTAAATTTAAAAACTCAAAACGCTCAATATGTCAAAGTAGTCGCCTCCAATCTGGGTAAAATCTCAGAAGGCAATCCTGGAGCCGGAGCAGATGCCTGGTTGTTTGTAGACGAAATCGGAGTAGAATAA
- a CDS encoding isoaspartyl peptidase/L-asparaginase family protein has product MSNRRNFIKTAAVGSIALALNSFTSKEENLAKPKSKINKPIVLSTWNFGVQANGAAWEILKNNGRALDAVEAGVKIPEADPTERSVGYGGRPDRDGRVTLDACIMDEFSNIGSVACLEHIKHPISVARMVMEKTPHVMLVGDGALQFALSQGFKKENLLVDASKKEWKEWLKTSQYKPIANIENHDTIGMIALDAHGNLSGACTTSGMAFKMHGRVGDSPIIGAGLYVDNEIGAATATGHGEEVIRIAGCHLVVELMRQGKSAQQACEEAVSRIVKLTQNRNKNLKDIQVGFIALDKEGNYGAYCIQGGFNYAVNDNSGNKLIDSDYFLK; this is encoded by the coding sequence ATGTCAAATCGCAGAAATTTTATCAAAACAGCAGCTGTCGGTTCGATAGCTTTAGCGTTAAATTCTTTTACTTCCAAAGAAGAAAATTTGGCGAAGCCAAAAAGTAAAATCAATAAGCCAATTGTTCTGTCAACATGGAACTTTGGTGTTCAAGCCAATGGCGCTGCCTGGGAAATTTTGAAAAACAACGGTCGCGCACTCGATGCGGTAGAAGCCGGAGTAAAAATTCCCGAAGCTGATCCAACCGAAAGAAGTGTTGGTTATGGAGGTCGTCCTGATAGAGATGGTAGAGTAACGCTCGACGCCTGTATCATGGATGAATTTTCAAATATAGGTTCGGTAGCCTGTTTGGAACACATTAAACATCCGATATCAGTAGCAAGAATGGTGATGGAAAAAACGCCTCATGTGATGTTGGTTGGAGATGGTGCTTTGCAATTTGCCTTGTCACAAGGATTCAAAAAAGAAAATCTCCTGGTAGACGCTTCCAAAAAGGAATGGAAAGAATGGCTCAAAACGAGTCAGTATAAACCGATAGCGAATATTGAAAACCACGATACCATTGGCATGATTGCTTTGGATGCTCACGGAAATCTATCCGGCGCTTGCACAACCAGTGGAATGGCATTCAAAATGCACGGTCGCGTAGGGGATTCACCAATCATCGGTGCAGGTTTGTATGTCGATAACGAAATAGGCGCTGCTACAGCCACAGGTCATGGTGAAGAAGTAATTCGAATAGCTGGTTGTCATTTGGTAGTCGAATTGATGCGACAAGGGAAATCAGCACAACAAGCTTGTGAAGAAGCGGTTTCGCGCATTGTAAAACTGACCCAAAACCGAAACAAAAATCTAAAAGATATTCAGGTTGGTTTTATAGCATTGGACAAAGAAGGAAATTATGGTGCGTATTGCATTCAGGGCGGATTCAATTATGCTGTCAATGATAACTCCGGAAATAAATTAATTGATTCCGATTACTTTTTGAAATAA